The following coding sequences lie in one Corynebacterium anserum genomic window:
- the rho gene encoding transcription termination factor Rho, with product MSDILTRAETNGLASLKLPELRQIAVAQGLKGTSALRKGDLIAAIETAGGRAHNGGAPVSDQPAKTTRVQTTRRRGTRTSVDDATDEQSGGQDTRAAHVARTDRDSSPEGASGSANTGADKAAGVSRVDRGDAGVSRVDRGDKDNASDNSDNAEDRASSNGRNDRTGNRADNSDDDDNQGRGRNRRNRRNRRNRRNRGRDRNQDNQGSDNNQDNQGGGRNDSRGNDHRGQDNQGNKQDKQNNEPPVLTPVAGILDFADANTAFIRTTGYHAGATDVYVPINMVRKFGMRHGDAIVGAIRQKNNDNRGGNGGGRGNRGRNRQKYTPLYSVETVNGLTPELAAQRPQFSKLTPLYPNQRLRLETEPKVLTTRVIDLIMPIGKGQRALIVSPPKAGKTTILQDIANAISKNNPECYLMVVLVDERPEEVTDMQRSVNGEVIASTFDRPPGEHTAVAELAVERAKRLVEQGKDVVVLLDSITRLGRAYNNSSPASGRILSGGVDSNALYPPKRFLGAARNIENGGSLTIIATAMVETGSAGDTVIFEEFKGTGNAELKLDRKIAERRVFPAVDVNPSGTRKDELLLSPEEARIMHKLRRILSALDPQAAIDLLIKQLRKNKTNRDFMLQVASSAPLAGEDEEE from the coding sequence CTGTCGGATATTCTCACCCGGGCCGAGACAAACGGTTTGGCTTCTCTGAAGTTGCCGGAATTGCGTCAGATCGCAGTTGCTCAGGGGTTGAAGGGCACTTCTGCTCTGCGCAAGGGGGATTTGATCGCAGCTATTGAGACTGCTGGGGGACGCGCCCATAATGGTGGCGCTCCAGTATCGGACCAGCCGGCAAAAACTACGCGGGTACAGACCACGCGGCGAAGGGGCACGCGCACGTCAGTGGACGACGCAACAGATGAGCAGTCCGGAGGCCAGGACACCCGGGCGGCGCATGTGGCCCGGACGGATCGTGATTCTAGCCCTGAGGGCGCCTCAGGTTCAGCCAATACGGGGGCGGATAAAGCTGCGGGTGTCTCCCGTGTTGACCGTGGAGATGCGGGTGTTTCCCGTGTTGACCGTGGAGATAAGGACAATGCCTCGGACAACAGTGATAATGCTGAGGATAGGGCTAGCAGCAACGGCCGTAATGATCGCACTGGCAACCGCGCTGATAACTCCGACGATGACGATAACCAGGGGCGTGGGCGTAACCGCCGTAACCGCCGCAACCGCCGCAACCGTCGCAACCGTGGGCGTGACCGCAACCAGGACAATCAAGGTAGCGATAATAACCAGGACAATCAGGGCGGAGGCCGCAACGATAGCCGTGGTAACGACCATCGTGGCCAGGATAACCAGGGCAATAAACAGGACAAGCAGAATAATGAGCCCCCTGTGCTCACCCCGGTCGCCGGCATCCTTGATTTTGCCGATGCCAATACGGCTTTCATCCGCACCACGGGATACCACGCGGGGGCGACGGACGTGTATGTGCCGATCAATATGGTGCGCAAGTTCGGGATGCGCCATGGTGATGCTATCGTCGGGGCTATTCGGCAGAAGAATAACGATAACCGCGGCGGAAATGGGGGAGGACGTGGCAACCGCGGACGTAACCGTCAGAAGTACACACCTTTGTATTCCGTTGAAACCGTTAACGGTTTAACTCCGGAATTAGCCGCTCAGAGGCCGCAGTTTTCTAAGCTCACCCCGCTGTATCCTAATCAGCGACTGCGTTTGGAGACCGAGCCCAAAGTATTGACCACACGCGTCATCGATCTGATTATGCCGATCGGTAAAGGACAGCGCGCACTGATTGTCTCCCCACCCAAGGCCGGTAAAACCACCATCTTGCAGGACATCGCAAATGCGATTTCCAAGAACAACCCGGAGTGCTATCTCATGGTTGTCCTTGTGGATGAGCGTCCCGAAGAAGTGACCGATATGCAGCGCAGCGTTAATGGTGAGGTCATTGCTTCTACGTTTGACCGTCCACCGGGAGAGCACACTGCTGTAGCTGAGCTCGCAGTAGAGCGAGCAAAGCGCCTTGTCGAGCAGGGTAAAGACGTCGTAGTACTCCTGGATTCCATTACTCGTCTGGGTCGCGCATACAACAATTCATCGCCAGCATCAGGGCGGATCTTGTCCGGTGGCGTGGATTCGAATGCCCTCTACCCACCGAAGCGCTTCTTAGGCGCGGCTCGCAATATCGAGAATGGTGGTTCGCTGACAATCATCGCGACAGCCATGGTGGAAACTGGTTCCGCTGGTGACACAGTTATTTTCGAGGAATTCAAGGGGACGGGTAACGCTGAGCTGAAACTTGATCGCAAGATTGCAGAGCGTCGCGTATTCCCGGCTGTGGATGTCAACCCTTCGGGTACCCGTAAGGATGAGCTGCTTCTGAGCCCGGAGGAAGCACGGATTATGCACAAGCTGCGTCGTATTCTGTCTGCGCTCGACCCTCAGGCAGCCATTGACCTGCTCATCAAGCAGCTGCGTAAAAACAAGACCAACCGTGATTTCATGTTGCAGGTTGCAAGCTCCGCACCGCTGGCAGGCGAGGACGAGGAGGAGTAA
- a CDS encoding long-chain fatty-acid--CoA ligase has product MKSTMQEIPFSMSRILHFGATAHRHTTVTTYLGRRPEVTTYGDIAARAGALATGLRDVFGVGIGDRVATFMANCSEHLESMLGVAAMGAIFHPLNRYLMDDQIIHVINHAEDRVIICDPTYSERLVPMLRHCPTVKAVILIGADLRSVNSARALARDHRHNITVRGYEELLDGRSVDYPWPELPETAPAAICYSTGTEGAPKGIVYSHRSIWLHALYLRTADSFGIRNGLKFLCCVPIYHVLSWGVPISAFMCGAPLVFTGRSDSSEHLAHVIADAMPRAAHGSPAIWRSLLEHYKENPPERMTLRIIYSGGQQVPPALIDSWEEMYGVDIIHTWGMTETGPVGTVAHPPAGVAGEARARYRYSQGRFPASMEYRIVDKNGTILPNTDRTAGELQVRGNCVTASYYHSPAAVHGGSASVFRGQQVDNAESRFTEDGWLRTGDISTVNEDGFLTVHDRENDSIRSGGEWIYSAALENYLMERGEVVEAAVVGIPNDKWGQRPLAVVRLSEGLVGDRAMAELLHAAVSNEVPRWMAPEYWTFVSRIPKTSVDKFDKKDIRQSFHDGEYDIIKLRTPGEREE; this is encoded by the coding sequence ATGAAGTCGACCATGCAGGAGATCCCATTTTCTATGTCGCGGATCCTCCACTTTGGAGCAACAGCCCATCGCCACACCACTGTCACCACCTATCTCGGCCGAAGACCCGAAGTCACAACTTATGGCGATATCGCAGCACGTGCTGGCGCGTTGGCCACAGGGCTCCGGGATGTGTTCGGAGTGGGCATCGGAGACCGTGTCGCTACCTTCATGGCGAACTGTTCTGAGCACCTGGAAAGCATGCTTGGCGTGGCAGCGATGGGGGCAATCTTCCATCCCCTCAACCGGTATCTCATGGACGACCAAATCATCCACGTAATCAACCACGCCGAAGATCGCGTCATCATCTGCGATCCTACTTACAGCGAACGCCTCGTCCCGATGCTGCGCCACTGCCCAACAGTGAAAGCCGTCATCCTCATCGGCGCGGATTTGCGCTCTGTCAATTCTGCCCGTGCCCTCGCCCGCGATCACAGACACAACATCACCGTCCGGGGCTATGAAGAGCTGTTGGATGGACGTAGTGTGGACTATCCCTGGCCTGAACTTCCAGAAACTGCGCCAGCGGCAATCTGCTATTCCACTGGCACAGAAGGCGCTCCCAAAGGAATCGTGTACAGCCACCGTTCCATCTGGCTCCATGCTCTCTACCTACGTACCGCTGACTCCTTCGGCATACGTAACGGCCTGAAATTTCTCTGCTGCGTGCCCATTTACCACGTGTTGAGCTGGGGAGTTCCTATTTCCGCCTTCATGTGCGGCGCCCCCTTAGTGTTCACCGGCCGTTCTGATTCTTCCGAACATTTGGCTCACGTTATCGCCGACGCCATGCCCCGCGCAGCCCATGGGTCCCCAGCAATTTGGAGGAGCCTTCTGGAGCACTACAAAGAAAACCCTCCAGAAAGAATGACACTGCGAATCATCTACTCCGGTGGCCAACAGGTTCCACCTGCACTGATCGATTCCTGGGAGGAAATGTATGGTGTGGATATCATCCACACCTGGGGTATGACAGAAACCGGACCGGTAGGAACCGTGGCACATCCGCCAGCTGGTGTCGCGGGCGAAGCGCGTGCGCGCTATCGCTATTCCCAAGGACGCTTTCCGGCCAGCATGGAATACCGCATCGTTGACAAAAATGGAACCATCCTGCCGAATACGGACCGGACCGCTGGCGAGTTACAGGTACGGGGAAATTGTGTGACGGCGAGTTACTACCACTCCCCTGCCGCCGTACACGGAGGGTCGGCGTCGGTTTTCCGAGGTCAGCAGGTAGACAATGCAGAATCCCGGTTCACAGAAGACGGTTGGTTGCGCACCGGCGATATCTCCACGGTCAACGAGGACGGATTCCTCACTGTTCATGACCGAGAAAACGATTCCATCCGCTCTGGCGGTGAATGGATCTACTCGGCCGCGTTAGAGAACTACCTCATGGAGCGTGGCGAGGTGGTTGAGGCCGCTGTGGTCGGTATTCCCAATGACAAGTGGGGACAGCGCCCCCTCGCCGTCGTGCGACTGAGTGAAGGACTCGTCGGAGACCGTGCAATGGCGGAACTGCTGCACGCTGCGGTCAGCAATGAAGTGCCACGCTGGATGGCCCCAGAGTATTGGACGTTTGTGAGTCGCATTCCCAAGACGTCGGTCGATAAATTCGACAAAAAAGACATCCGGCAGAGTTTTCACGATGGCGAATACGACATCATCAAACTACGCACCCCCGGCGAACGCGAAGAATAA
- the thrB gene encoding homoserine kinase, producing the protein MSVEIPVGKKVHVKVPGSSANLGPGFDTLGLAVSLYDHLDIEVIDSGLEVEVTGEGAGEVPLDERHLVVRALREGLKAADVTARGLRVRCNNSIPQSRGLGSSAAAAVAGVAAANGLAGFPLDNRKLIQLASTFEGHPDNAAASILGDAVVSWTNIPVDGHTAPQYYASRIEVHKDIKITALVPDFHASTEAVRRVLPTDVSHIDARFNVSRTAVMTVALRDDPSLLWEGTRDRLHQTYRAEVLPVTAEWVNRLRNQGYPAFLSGAGPTVMVLHTDEIDKDLLADASKRGIRILELDVAGPVEVSVD; encoded by the coding sequence ATGAGTGTTGAGATCCCCGTAGGCAAGAAGGTTCACGTTAAGGTTCCAGGTTCCTCTGCTAACTTGGGACCTGGCTTTGACACGTTGGGCCTGGCTGTGAGCCTATATGACCACCTGGATATCGAGGTCATCGATTCTGGACTCGAGGTAGAGGTCACGGGTGAAGGGGCAGGGGAAGTTCCTCTCGACGAGCGCCACCTGGTGGTGCGCGCCCTGCGTGAGGGTCTCAAAGCCGCAGACGTGACCGCACGAGGTCTCCGCGTGCGGTGCAACAATTCCATCCCGCAATCGCGTGGTCTCGGGTCGTCCGCGGCGGCAGCAGTCGCGGGGGTGGCTGCAGCAAACGGGCTCGCTGGTTTTCCTTTGGACAACCGGAAGTTGATCCAGTTGGCGTCGACCTTCGAAGGGCATCCGGATAATGCGGCGGCATCCATTCTCGGCGATGCCGTGGTGTCATGGACCAACATTCCGGTCGATGGCCACACCGCTCCGCAGTATTATGCCTCTCGTATCGAAGTCCACAAGGACATCAAAATCACGGCTCTCGTGCCAGACTTCCACGCGTCGACGGAAGCCGTTCGCCGCGTACTGCCGACCGACGTCAGCCACATTGATGCGCGTTTCAATGTCTCGCGGACCGCAGTAATGACCGTGGCATTGCGTGATGATCCTTCATTGTTGTGGGAGGGTACCCGCGACCGACTACACCAGACGTATCGCGCAGAGGTACTTCCGGTGACAGCGGAGTGGGTGAACCGCCTGCGCAACCAGGGCTATCCAGCGTTCCTATCGGGTGCGGGACCGACCGTCATGGTGCTGCACACGGATGAGATAGACAAAGACTTGTTGGCAGATGCTAGCAAGCGGGGCATTCGCATTCTCGAGCTCGATGTAGCCGGCCCTGTGGAAGTTAGCGTGGATTAA